From a single Lytechinus variegatus isolate NC3 chromosome 9, Lvar_3.0, whole genome shotgun sequence genomic region:
- the LOC121421134 gene encoding calumenin-like isoform X1 produces MKSSLIVCMYLALLIAVTLAKPAENNRVKEEAKLSDQEHFEGNEHNPDYDHDAFLGHEDAKTFDNLSPEESRNRLGKIVEKIDADKDGFVTEEELKDWIVLQQRQAIDRDVTERWVSVDSNKDKKVEWNEFMRGTYGADEQQLEEELSRMQENEHMDFSTMIRRDKKRWKVADIDGDGDLTYEEFVGFLHPEEKAHMREIVVEETMEDIDQNGDGFVDIDEYIGDMWPKSEREKGGAEPDWVQTEREQFFAFRDKDGDHKMDKEEIGQWILPQDYDHAQAEAQHLVMESDADHDKRLTKAEILDKYDLFVGSQATDFGEALTRHDEF; encoded by the exons ATGAAAAGTTCGCTGATTGTGTGCATGTACCTCGCGCTGTTGATCGCCGTAACTCTGGCCAAGCCCGCGGAGAACAACCGGGTGAAAGAAGAGGCGAAGCTGAGCGACCAAGAACATTTCGAAGGAAACGAACACAACCCAgattatgatcatgatgcttttcttggtcatgaagaTGCAAAGACATTCGATAATCTTAGTCCAGAAGAAAGCAGAAACAGGCTCGG GAAAATTGTTGAGAAGATTGATGCAGACAAGGATGGATTTGTCACGGAAGAAGAATTGAAAGATTGGATCGTTTTACAACAG AGGCAAGCCATCGACAGGGATGTTACAGAGCGCTGGGTTTCTGTCGACTCAAATAAGGACAAAAAGGTGGAGTGGAATGAATTCATGCGAGGGACTTATGGAGCAGATGAACAACAATTAG AGGAAGAGCTTTCAAGAATGCAAGAGAATGAACACATGGACTTCAGCACTATGATCCGACGTGACAAGAAGAGATGGAAGGTCGCTGATATTGACGGTGACGGTGACCTGACCTACGAAGAGTTTGTCGGATTTCTACATCCCGAGGAGAAGGCTCACATGAGGGAAATCGTCGTCGAGGAAACCATGGAGGATATTGATCAGAATGGAGATGGTTTTGTTGACATTGATGAATACATTG GTGACATGTGGCCCAAGAGTGAGCGCGAGAAGGGCGGTGCAGAGCCTGATTGGGTGCAGACTGAGCGTGAGCAGTTCTTTGCTTTCCGCGACAAAGATGGCGATCATAAGATGGACAAAGAAGAGATAGGTCAGTGGATCCTCCCGCAAGACTATGACCACGCCCAAGCCGAAGCTCAACATTTAGTAATGGAATCAGATGCTGATCAC GACAAGAGGCTGACAAAAGCTGAAATCCTTGATAAATATGACCTCTTCGTGGGAAGCCAGGCAACAGACTTCGGCGAAGCTCTGACCAGACATGACGAGTTTTAA
- the LOC121421134 gene encoding calumenin-like isoform X2 produces MKSSLIVCMYLALLIAVTLAKPAENNRVKEEAKLSDQEHFEGNEHNPDYDHDAFLGHEDAKTFDNLSPEESRNRLGKIVEKIDADKDGFVTEEELKDWIVLQQSRYIYEDVDRQWKGHNVDGDPKITWQEYNQTTYSSLSEEELSRMQENEHMDFSTMIRRDKKRWKVADIDGDGDLTYEEFVGFLHPEEKAHMREIVVEETMEDIDQNGDGFVDIDEYIGDMWPKSEREKGGAEPDWVQTEREQFFAFRDKDGDHKMDKEEIGQWILPQDYDHAQAEAQHLVMESDADHDKRLTKAEILDKYDLFVGSQATDFGEALTRHDEF; encoded by the exons ATGAAAAGTTCGCTGATTGTGTGCATGTACCTCGCGCTGTTGATCGCCGTAACTCTGGCCAAGCCCGCGGAGAACAACCGGGTGAAAGAAGAGGCGAAGCTGAGCGACCAAGAACATTTCGAAGGAAACGAACACAACCCAgattatgatcatgatgcttttcttggtcatgaagaTGCAAAGACATTCGATAATCTTAGTCCAGAAGAAAGCAGAAACAGGCTCGG GAAAATTGTTGAGAAGATTGATGCAGACAAGGATGGATTTGTCACGGAAGAAGAATTGAAAGATTGGATCGTTTTACAACAG AGCCGATATATTTACGAGGACGTAGACAGACAATGGAAGGGTCACAATGTAGATGGAGATCCCAAAATAACATGGCAAGAATATAATCAGACCACATACAGCAGTTTATCTG AGGAAGAGCTTTCAAGAATGCAAGAGAATGAACACATGGACTTCAGCACTATGATCCGACGTGACAAGAAGAGATGGAAGGTCGCTGATATTGACGGTGACGGTGACCTGACCTACGAAGAGTTTGTCGGATTTCTACATCCCGAGGAGAAGGCTCACATGAGGGAAATCGTCGTCGAGGAAACCATGGAGGATATTGATCAGAATGGAGATGGTTTTGTTGACATTGATGAATACATTG GTGACATGTGGCCCAAGAGTGAGCGCGAGAAGGGCGGTGCAGAGCCTGATTGGGTGCAGACTGAGCGTGAGCAGTTCTTTGCTTTCCGCGACAAAGATGGCGATCATAAGATGGACAAAGAAGAGATAGGTCAGTGGATCCTCCCGCAAGACTATGACCACGCCCAAGCCGAAGCTCAACATTTAGTAATGGAATCAGATGCTGATCAC GACAAGAGGCTGACAAAAGCTGAAATCCTTGATAAATATGACCTCTTCGTGGGAAGCCAGGCAACAGACTTCGGCGAAGCTCTGACCAGACATGACGAGTTTTAA